Part of the Spiroplasma turonicum genome, TTAAAATTATTTGATTTTGAAAATAATCATTTAAGCTCAACAGAAATTAGAAATCTTGGTAGATTAAATTTACAAATAAATGAAGTTAATGAATATGTTAACAATAATTTGATGTATTTATATGAAAGATTAGAATCTAAAATGACACAAGAAAGGTACTTTCATTCATTGAATGTTGGTAGGTTCGCTTTAGAATTAGGTATGTTAAATAACTGTAACTTAAATAAAGTTTTTATGGCAGGAACTTTACATGACATAGCCAAAGAATGAGATGATAAATGTATGATTGATTATCTAAAAAAATATGACCCCTCATTATTAAATGAACCTGATAAAGTATGACATTCTTATGTTGGAGCATTTCATTTAAAACATGATTGATATATTAATGATGATGATGTTATTAGCGCTGTTTATAAACATACTGTTGCTGATAAAAATATGAGTGTTATTGATATGATTGTATTTTGCGCTGACAAATTATCATATGAAAGAAATTATTTAGAAATCGAAAAATATAGAGCTATTGTAAAATCAGACTTGGAACTTGGTTTCAAAGAATTATTGAAAAGACAATATGAATTCGCAATAATAAAAAATGGTGAAAATAAAATAGGAAGTAAGTTAAAGGATTCTTACAATTGGTGAATTAAAAATGATTAAATCAAAAAGTTATTATTGTTTTATTTTTGCTATGTACGAAGAAGCAAAAACTACTATCAAAAATTTAAACTTTCAATTATTAGAAAAAGAACCATTTGAAATATATAAAAAAAATGATTATTATATTGTTATTTCAAAAATTGGTTTAATTAATGCAGCGACTTGTTTTTCTTACATAAACACAAAATATAATTTCGATTATTATATAAACATTGGAACTGCATGTGGAGTTGACAAAACAACATCAATTTTTGAATTTTTCTTTATTAAGAAAGCTTTCTTAGGAAATGTTGATGCAACTGGTTTTGGTTATAAATTTGGTCAAGTACCTCAAATGCCTGAACATTATTCTTCAGTAAATTTATTAGATAAAAGTTTGTTTAATTATAAAGAAGTTGATATATGTTCATCTGATATTTTTATTAACTCAAATGAAAAAGTTAATAATGTAGTTTATAAAATTGATAAAACAATAAAACTTGTAGATATGGAATCTGCTGCTTTATTTCAGTCAGCCTATTTAATGCAAAAAAACATTTTGTCTATTAAGATAATAAGTGATATTGTTGGGTCAAATTCTAATGAATTAGATTTTAATTCAGTTTTAAAAGATTGTTCAGAGCGTATTTACCAATTAATAAAAAAATTTAATATATAAATAAATGGAATTTATTCCATTTTTTTATATATTAAATAGATAAAAATGTATAATTAAAATTAGAAATACTTATATTTTATTAACTATTTTTAGTGTAATTATAACAATAGCAATTGTTCAAAATGCTAAAAAACTTATTAATATAAGAAATTTTGATCAAGAAAAAAATTTGTGTAGTATTTTATCAGAAAATCTAATGATAGCTCAAATTAGAAATGGTGCTGCAAGCAGGATAGCTGCAATTATAGCAATTACTTCTGTACTCATTTTATACCTCACTTTTATTATTCTACAATAGATAGGGAAAGGAAATCAATATGAAAAATAATGTATTTTATTATTCAACTTCATCAAATGCGTTTCAAATGGAAGGGGCAAGAAATCTTCACGGTAGGACAGATTCTATCTGAGATTGATATACTAAAACTTATTTTAAAATACCACCGAATAATTCTACTGAAAGAGAAATTAATTCAATAGAAGTAGCAAGTGATTTTTATCATAAATATAAATCAGATGTAAAAATAATGAAGGATTTAGGATTAAATGCATTTGTTTATAATATGGATTGAACAAGAATTTTTCCAAAAGATGAAAATTATGTTAATCCTATGGGTTTACAGTTTTATGATAATTTATTTAATGAGTTAAGTAAGAATAAAATAAAACCAATTCCTATATTATTTCATTGAGACACACCCATGTGATTGGAAATTAAAGGAGGTTGAACATCAAAAGAGATATTACCTGCTTTTAGAAATTATTGTTCAACAGTATTTAAATATTTAGGTAAGTATACAGATGTTTGATTTGTAAATGATGAAAACAAATCTTTTACATTAGACGGTTATTTAGGTAATATATTTCCACCCTGTAAAAATAGTCCAAGTGACTTTGTTAAGGCAATTCATAATTTGAACATGTCAGCTGCAATTGCAAAAGAAGAATTCTTAAAAGCTAAGAATGAAGGATATGTTAGTGAAGATTCAATTTTAGGTATTGATGATGATTGATCGCCACCCATAGTATGGAATAATGGAAATGATGAAAAACAAAATGAAGATTTAATAAATAACTACAATGCTTGAATGAGAGATTTTTGAATTGACCCAAATATAAAAGGTGAGTATCCTAAAGTGTTTTGAGATTATTTAAAAGAAAATAAATTAGATGCTAACATACTTGAAGAAGAATTAAGTTATTTACAAAAATTTAAACTAGATTTTATAGGTTGAAACTTTTACAGACCTTATTTTATAACAAATAAAAATAATAATGTTGATATAAAACTTTTACATAAAGAACCAGTTAGTTACTCATTTGGTGATTTTGTTGTTGTTTTACCAAAAGAACACAAAAACTATACTAAATGATTATGACCGATATATCCTGAATATTTAGAAGTAGGATTAAAAGCATATAAAGATAAATATAATTTACCAATAATGATTATTGAAAATGGTTTTGGTGATTTTGATGACAAATCTAATGAACTTATTCTTGATATTGATAGGATTAATTATTTACAACCCATATTAGAGTCTGTAAATAAATGTAGAAAATTAGACTTAAACCTATTCGGTTACTCAATGTGAACGTTTTGTGATATTTTTTCTCCAAGTGCAGGATATAGAAAAGATTATGGGCTAGTATCAGTTGATTTTAATTCTCAAATTAAAGAAAGAAAACCAAAATTAAGTTATTGTTATTATAAGAATGTAATAATGTCAAATGGTGAAGATACAAATTTTGATAAAGAAAGGTTAGTAAAGGAATTAAGTAATTTATTAATAAATTGAGATATTCTTTGAAAATAGTTATGAGAGATATTAAGTTAGGAATTGATGAAGCAGAAAAAGCACAGAAAGAATATGATGATGTTAAAAATTACTTGAGTAAACAAAAATATACTTCGTTTTATGAAGAAAGAAAGAGAATAAGCAAATTATTTTGCTCAATGAAACTATCAAAACCAATTGAGGAAGTTTTTGAAGCATTTCTAGACATTTCAATTGAAGATATAAATCCAAATATAAATAAAGAAGATTTTGAAGAAGGTCAATGATATAGATCTAGTAAAAAAAATAATAATAATTTGTTTCGACTTGAAACTCTTCAAAAAAATAAAGAAATTAGTTTATCTTGAGTTGCTAAAAAACAATTATTTATTAAATCAGTTAAGTTTAAAAAAAATAGTTCAAATACCAAAACAAAATTAACTTATTTTGATTATGTTAAGGGGGACACTTCAATACAAGGTTTTTTTGAAAGACATATATTAAATACATATATTAAAAAGCAAGTATTAGCATTTAGAATTCAAATTTTTAAAACATCAATTAAGTTAAATTTAGTTAAGGAAAAAGATATTCCAAAAGTAAATAAAAAGATAGCTAAATTAAGTGAATATATTAAAACTATGATATAAAACATAAAATAAAAAAAATTTCTATTTTATGTTTTTTTTTTGGAAAAAAGGGTATAATTTTTTTAAAGGAGGGTGTATGAAAAAAATATTGTTAGTTTGTTCAGCAGGTATGTCTACTAGCATGCTTGTTAAAAAAATGCAAATGTATGCAACAATTAAAAAACTTGATTTCGAGATTGTTGCAAAAGGAATTGCTGAAGCTAAACAAGAATTATCATCATATGATGCAATAATGATTGGACCACAAATTAGTTACGCATTAGATGAAGTTAAAAAAATGTCATCAGGTAAGCCTGTTGAGTTAATTCCAACACAAGTTTATGCATTGGCAAAAGGTGAAGATGCCGTCAAACAAGCCCTAAAAATGATGGGTGAATAACAGTTTGAAAGGAGATAAAAAATGGACGATAATAAATTTACGCCAAATAAAAGCTCTAGGTCTTCTGAAAAACTAGGCTTTAAAAAATGGTTTAATGTAAAATTTGTCCCTGCAATGGCAAGAGCTGGTAATCAAAGACATATAGCTGCGATTCGTGACTCTTTTGGTACAATGATACCATTAATAATTGCAGGTTCGTTAGGTGTTTTAATTAATGCAATTGTATTTGGTGGTGCAGGTTCAGGATATGTTTCTTTATTAGGGCTTTTTGCAAAAGCAGCCCATTCTGATTTATCTTGAGATCAAATTTCTGAATTAATTGGAAATGGACAAGTTCTTGGAACAGATGGATCTGTTATTCTTGATGCACCAGGTTGATTTCAAACATCAAAAATATGTGGTCTTGCAGTAGGTCATATGAACACTGTAACAGTAGGAATGATGTCAATATATTTCTCATTCTTATTTGGATACTATATATCATTAGGTAAAGGATTTAAATCACCAGTTATTGCTGGGATGGTTTCAACAGCATCATTTATGCTAGCAAGCTTAGGTGAAGTTCAATTCTTTATGGATGCTAAAGGATTAATTGGGGCAATAATTTTTGGTATTATTGCAACTGAGTTATTTATTTGGTTATCATCTTTAAGATCACTAAATATAAAACTTCCAGACAGTGTGCCTCCAGCAGTTGGTAAATCATTTGCTGTATTCCTACCAGTAACATTTACTTTAATGATTATTGGTGCTTTAAATATAGTTGTACTTGCACCAGCTGTTGTACTTGGAAACTTATTTGTTACAGGTAATACTCAAGCAACTGGATGAACAAGTGCATCTGAAGTAGATACTTTCTTTAATTCTTTGAAAAGCGCATTATCTGAAAAAAATCCATGAGAATTAATTGGTTTATCTGAATCACCAGCATGAATGGATTCGATTAGAGACAATTTATCTGCTGATAAATTTGCTAAATGATATAATGATTTATCAGCAGTTGATCAATCACAAATCGCCTCATTTTCATTAATTGCAGGTGGTCAAGCAACACTTGCTGATATGGTTAATGTTGGCAGCGGTAGTGTATTGCACTTTGGTACAACAAATGGTGTAATAGATGTTATTACTGCATCATTTATAGGAAAAAAACTTGGTCCAACACAATTTGGATTAAGTGCTGCAATTTATCAATTTATTACATCTTGATTTATTGGGTTTGCAACAGGAAATGGAGGATTAGGACTAGGTATTGCATTTATGATACTAGTAGGATTATTCTGATTCTTCGGTGTGCATGGTTCAAACATTATGGGTGGTATATTTGAGCCAATATTCTTAATGGTATTAGCAATAAATACTGCATTAGTTACTTCATTAGGTTATGAAGCAGCAGCAGCTAGTGGTTCAATGGGAGTGTTTACAAAACCATTCTTCGATGGATATGCTTATGTTGGTGGAAGTGGAGCAACTTTAGGACTTTTAATTATGACTTTCTGTTTTTCAAAAAGACGTGATTTAAAAGAAATTGCTAAATATTCAACCCCAGCTGGAGTATTCCAAATTAATGAACCTGTTATATTTGGTTACCCAATTGTATTAAATGCAGTTTATATGGTACCATTTGTATTTACACCAGTATTAAATTTAATTGTAGGATATATATTCTCACCAGCTGTATTGGGATTTGTAAATTATTCATATATCTTAGCTCCTTGAACAGCACCTTGATTCTTAACTGCTGTAATAACATCATTAGATGCAAGAGCTCTAATACCAGCAATGATTTGTTTAGGAGTCACAATAGCAAGTTACTTACCATTTGTATTATTAGATAATATTTTATACTTTAAAAAATTACAAAAACAAGATCCTGAAAAATACGAACTTGAAAAACGTTATTATTCAGATAAACTATTTAGATTCCAAACTAATACTGAAACTAAAATTGAAAATCTTGAAAATAAAGCAGAATATGTTGTTTTAAATGCTGAATCTACAAATGAGTTCTGAGCTAAGAGATTGGTTAACCCAAAAAAACTAGAAGAGCGTAAACAAAAACAACTTGAAGAAGCTAAAATGAAAAGAGAAAAAATATTAAATCAAGTTAAAGAATATAAAGATAATAGAGCAAAAAAATACATTGAACTTGAAAAAAAAGTGAATGAAAAAAACTCTAGAAAAGCTAGTAAATAATTAAAAAACTGTCTTGAAGACAGTTTTTCTAAATCTCTACATATAATGAAGTTACGACAATAGCAATAACAATTACAGTGCATAATAGTATACTAATTATATATATTAAATATTTTTTAACAAAATATCTATGAGCTACCTTTTCTAAAGATTCAATTACTAAGTAAATAATTAAGCAAATTGCAATAGGTATAAAACTAAAATAAGCTAAATTAGAAAGATGCATATTATAAACCTACTTTCAAAGTAATTATAACAAAAACATTTATATTATATAAAGGAGTTATTATGTCAAACTTTAATTTTGAAGAAATATCATTTACAATAATTGCTAATGCTGGTGAAGCAAAGGGCAGAGCAATTAATGCAATTCATCTAGCAAAAGAAAATAAATTTGATGAAGCGCAAGAAGAACTAGAACTTGCTGAAAAAGCTATGGGAATAGCTGGACACAGCCATATGGATGTTATATCTGCTGAAGCTGCTGGTGAAAAAATTCAAATTCCAGTTTTATTCATGCATGCAGAAGATCAACTACTCACTACTGAAACTGTAATATTATTATCAAAAGAAATGATTGAATTATACAAGCAACTAAAAAAATAGTTAAAGTTTATTATTAATAGTATTTAATAAATTACATTAATAATAAACTTTTTTTATTTATAATTATTATGATTAGTGGGGTAAAAATGAATACTAGTAAATTAGAAATATTAATAAAAAAAGAAGATTTAAAAAATAAAATAAAAGAGTTAGCCGATCAATTAAATGAAAAGTATAAAAATGAGTCGTTAACTGTAATTGCAATATTAAATGGAGCATTATTTTTTTTCTCCGATTTATTGAAGTTATTAAAAATGCCAATACAAATTGATACAATAGTTGTTTCGAGTTATGATGGAACTAAATCAACTGATAAAATTGTATACCATAAAAAAATTGTTAAACCAATTATTGAAAACCAAAATGTCATAATTATTGAAGATATAATTGATACTGGAAGAACAATGAACTCAGTCTTTGAGTATGTTCAATCTTTAAAACCTAAAACATTAGATTTAGTCGTTTTAGCTTCAAAAGAAGATACAAAAACAAAGTTTAAGTACGATTATAAGTCATTATTTATAGTACCTGATAAATATATTGTTGGTTATGGTTTTGGAATTGATGATCTATATAGACAACTTGAAGATATTTATATAATAAATGAGTAAATTCAATAAGTATTTAAATTTAAGTTCAATTATTTATGATTTAACAAAACCAGTTGGTGAATCAGTAGACGGTGATTTAGAATTTTATAAAAAAGAATTAATACCTATTAATGGTAAAATTTTAGAATTAGGATGTGGAAATGGTAGATTAACTATCGCATTGAAAAAATATAATGTTGATATTTATGGTATGGATTTATCTGATTCAATGAAAACAATTTTTTATAGTAATTTGTTAAAAAATAATGTAATAGTCCCTTATTATAAAGAGGATATTTTAAATTTTAGTTGTGATGAAAAGTTTGAATGTATAATTCTTCCAAATGGATTTATTAATTTATTTAATGAAGGTGAAGCAAAAATGATATTTGAAAAGTTATATAGTCTATTAAATATTAATGGATTAATCTATATTGATTTAATTTATCCTTTTAACTTTAATGTAGGAAGTATATTTATAAATGAGTATCAAGTCAATGACAATATAATTACTGTGGAAAATTTTTCTAAATATTTAAATTTTTTAGAACAAAAATCAATTAATATTATAAAATATTATAGAGAAAACAAATTAGAAGAATTACAAGAAATGCATTTACATTGATATTGTTCTTATCAGATTAATAATATTTTAACAAAAAGTGGTTTTTCACTATTATCAAGATACTTTGACTTTAATATTATTTATAAGAAAAAATATAAAACATTAACAGTTTCTGCAAGGAGAGAAAAATAAGTATGAAATTAGCAGTAGATATTGGTGGTACAAATATAAGATTAGCAATAATAAATGGCAAAGAAATTATTAAAAGAGATTCCATTATTTCAGAACCTAATGATTTTGAAAAAAATTTTTCTGAAATACT contains:
- a CDS encoding 5'-methylthioadenosine/S-adenosylhomocysteine nucleosidase, producing the protein MIKSKSYYCFIFAMYEEAKTTIKNLNFQLLEKEPFEIYKKNDYYIVISKIGLINAATCFSYINTKYNFDYYINIGTACGVDKTTSIFEFFFIKKAFLGNVDATGFGYKFGQVPQMPEHYSSVNLLDKSLFNYKEVDICSSDIFINSNEKVNNVVYKIDKTIKLVDMESAALFQSAYLMQKNILSIKIISDIVGSNSNELDFNSVLKDCSERIYQLIKKFNI
- a CDS encoding class I SAM-dependent methyltransferase, which gives rise to MSKFNKYLNLSSIIYDLTKPVGESVDGDLEFYKKELIPINGKILELGCGNGRLTIALKKYNVDIYGMDLSDSMKTIFYSNLLKNNVIVPYYKEDILNFSCDEKFECIILPNGFINLFNEGEAKMIFEKLYSLLNINGLIYIDLIYPFNFNVGSIFINEYQVNDNIITVENFSKYLNFLEQKSINIIKYYRENKLEELQEMHLHWYCSYQINNILTKSGFSLLSRYFDFNIIYKKKYKTLTVSARREK
- a CDS encoding glycoside hydrolase family 1 protein, translated to MKNNVFYYSTSSNAFQMEGARNLHGRTDSIWDWYTKTYFKIPPNNSTEREINSIEVASDFYHKYKSDVKIMKDLGLNAFVYNMDWTRIFPKDENYVNPMGLQFYDNLFNELSKNKIKPIPILFHWDTPMWLEIKGGWTSKEILPAFRNYCSTVFKYLGKYTDVWFVNDENKSFTLDGYLGNIFPPCKNSPSDFVKAIHNLNMSAAIAKEEFLKAKNEGYVSEDSILGIDDDWSPPIVWNNGNDEKQNEDLINNYNAWMRDFWIDPNIKGEYPKVFWDYLKENKLDANILEEELSYLQKFKLDFIGWNFYRPYFITNKNNNVDIKLLHKEPVSYSFGDFVVVLPKEHKNYTKWLWPIYPEYLEVGLKAYKDKYNLPIMIIENGFGDFDDKSNELILDIDRINYLQPILESVNKCRKLDLNLFGYSMWTFCDIFSPSAGYRKDYGLVSVDFNSQIKERKPKLSYCYYKNVIMSNGEDTNFDKERLVKELSNLLINWDILWK
- a CDS encoding PTS sugar transporter subunit IIC, yielding MDDNKFTPNKSSRSSEKLGFKKWFNVKFVPAMARAGNQRHIAAIRDSFGTMIPLIIAGSLGVLINAIVFGGAGSGYVSLLGLFAKAAHSDLSWDQISELIGNGQVLGTDGSVILDAPGWFQTSKICGLAVGHMNTVTVGMMSIYFSFLFGYYISLGKGFKSPVIAGMVSTASFMLASLGEVQFFMDAKGLIGAIIFGIIATELFIWLSSLRSLNIKLPDSVPPAVGKSFAVFLPVTFTLMIIGALNIVVLAPAVVLGNLFVTGNTQATGWTSASEVDTFFNSLKSALSEKNPWELIGLSESPAWMDSIRDNLSADKFAKWYNDLSAVDQSQIASFSLIAGGQATLADMVNVGSGSVLHFGTTNGVIDVITASFIGKKLGPTQFGLSAAIYQFITSWFIGFATGNGGLGLGIAFMILVGLFWFFGVHGSNIMGGIFEPIFLMVLAINTALVTSLGYEAAAASGSMGVFTKPFFDGYAYVGGSGATLGLLIMTFCFSKRRDLKEIAKYSTPAGVFQINEPVIFGYPIVLNAVYMVPFVFTPVLNLIVGYIFSPAVLGFVNYSYILAPWTAPWFLTAVITSLDARALIPAMICLGVTIASYLPFVLLDNILYFKKLQKQDPEKYELEKRYYSDKLFRFQTNTETKIENLENKAEYVVLNAESTNEFWAKRLVNPKKLEERKQKQLEEAKMKREKILNQVKEYKDNRAKKYIELEKKVNEKNSRKASK
- a CDS encoding PTS sugar transporter subunit IIB, which codes for MKKILLVCSAGMSTSMLVKKMQMYATIKKLDFEIVAKGIAEAKQELSSYDAIMIGPQISYALDEVKKMSSGKPVELIPTQVYALAKGEDAVKQALKMMGE
- a CDS encoding nicotinate-nucleotide adenylyltransferase encodes the protein MKKVALFGGSFDPIHTDHVNIIKSCKENLKFDEVWVIPTYLNPFKHLSYSSVNQRLEMINIAIRNLNYVKVDKYEVSKTERSYTYDTICYFKNKYHDIEFTFIMGSDQLEKFEKWDHFDELIKAIDFKIFKRDDNYDKNILNKYNLKLFDFENNHLSSTEIRNLGRLNLQINEVNEYVNNNLMYLYERLESKMTQERYFHSLNVGRFALELGMLNNCNLNKVFMAGTLHDIAKEWDDKCMIDYLKKYDPSLLNEPDKVWHSYVGAFHLKHDWYINDDDVISAVYKHTVADKNMSVIDMIVFCADKLSYERNYLEIEKYRAIVKSDLELGFKELLKRQYEFAIIKNGENKIGSKLKDSYNWWIKND
- a CDS encoding phosphoribosyltransferase, which encodes MNTSKLEILIKKEDLKNKIKELADQLNEKYKNESLTVIAILNGALFFFSDLLKLLKMPIQIDTIVVSSYDGTKSTDKIVYHKKIVKPIIENQNVIIIEDIIDTGRTMNSVFEYVQSLKPKTLDLVVLASKEDTKTKFKYDYKSLFIVPDKYIVGYGFGIDDLYRQLEDIYIINE
- a CDS encoding PTS lactose/cellobiose transporter subunit IIA produces the protein MSNFNFEEISFTIIANAGEAKGRAINAIHLAKENKFDEAQEELELAEKAMGIAGHSHMDVISAEAAGEKIQIPVLFMHAEDQLLTTETVILLSKEMIELYKQLKK